A portion of the Bacteroides faecium genome contains these proteins:
- the hydF gene encoding [FeFe] hydrogenase H-cluster maturation GTPase HydF, whose protein sequence is MSLTDTPNANRLHIALFGRRNSGKSSLINALTGQDTAIVSNTPGTTTDLVSKAMEVHAIGACLFMDTPGFDDEGELGEMRIARTLKAIEKTDIALLLCEDDTLSCEHEMLKQLKEKNIPVILILNKMDVRENAVELVAHMERQFNIRPLLVSAKEGTGIEEIRQAILEKLPSDFGQQSITGALVAENDLVLLVMPQDIQAPKGRLILPQVQTIRELLDKKCLVMTCTTDKLSETLQALARPPKLIITDSQVFRTVYEQKPDESKLTSFSVLFAGYKGDIHYYVESAAAIESLTESSRILIAEACTHAPLSEDIGRVKLPHLLRKRIGEKLQIDIVSGTDFPHDLTPYSLVIHCGACMFNRKYVLSRIDRAQEQHIPMTNYGVAIAYLNGILSQIEY, encoded by the coding sequence ATGAGCCTAACAGATACTCCAAATGCCAACAGACTTCATATAGCCCTTTTCGGTAGACGGAACAGTGGTAAGTCTTCTCTTATCAACGCATTGACAGGACAGGATACCGCAATCGTCTCGAATACGCCCGGGACAACGACCGACCTTGTTTCCAAAGCAATGGAAGTTCACGCCATCGGGGCTTGTCTTTTTATGGATACTCCGGGATTCGACGACGAGGGGGAACTTGGAGAAATGCGTATCGCCCGGACATTGAAAGCGATTGAAAAGACGGACATTGCCTTGTTGCTTTGTGAAGATGATACGCTTTCCTGCGAACACGAAATGTTGAAGCAACTGAAAGAGAAGAATATTCCTGTTATACTGATACTGAACAAGATGGATGTTCGTGAAAATGCCGTTGAACTAGTTGCACATATGGAGCGGCAATTCAACATACGCCCGTTGCTTGTCAGTGCAAAAGAAGGGACAGGAATCGAGGAAATCCGACAGGCGATTCTTGAAAAACTTCCTTCGGACTTCGGGCAGCAAAGTATCACCGGAGCTCTTGTCGCAGAGAATGACCTCGTATTGCTAGTCATGCCGCAGGATATTCAAGCACCTAAAGGCAGGCTTATCCTGCCACAAGTGCAGACTATCCGTGAACTATTGGATAAAAAATGTCTTGTAATGACTTGTACCACTGACAAACTATCGGAAACCTTGCAGGCTCTCGCCCGCCCGCCGAAGTTAATCATCACCGATTCGCAAGTCTTTAGAACTGTCTATGAACAGAAACCGGACGAAAGTAAACTGACTTCTTTCTCGGTTCTCTTTGCCGGATACAAGGGGGATATTCATTATTATGTAGAAAGCGCTGCCGCCATTGAAAGCCTGACGGAATCGTCACGCATACTGATAGCGGAAGCCTGTACGCACGCTCCCCTTTCCGAAGATATAGGAAGAGTGAAACTTCCGCATTTATTACGAAAGAGAATCGGTGAGAAACTGCAAATCGACATAGTTAGCGGAACGGATTTCCCCCACGACCTGACTCCTTACTCTTTGGTTATCCATTGCGGAGCATGTATGTTTAATCGTAAATATGTACTCAGCCGTATCGACCGTGCACAGGAGCAACATATTCCCATGACGAATTACGGAGTAGCCATTGCTTATCTCAATGGAATACTTAGTCAAATAGAATACTAA
- a CDS encoding alpha/beta hydrolase family protein, whose protein sequence is MVFTIFLATGLVFQVQAQEKLTEYKVRNAIEIRTPIMNDSINPKGEKHSVKMLLKTPVVLDLPDAQMQTLTVDTAGYLSLEKAGQNNKLYLFKTQIRAERFLKGKLKVTSPVRWEMFIDGVSKQTKDAAEDSITSASSREIAITMEPERDYEITFKLLSAPEDKAAPTLKCELIKDDKFKEIACTLTPDAKQRFSLDNTVYGNRTISVAVSPSGKYLLTRYWDNHSAKRSRTYCKLSDLKTGKVLLDNARDGMRWMPKSDKLYYTVTALSGNDVIALNPATLQEEVILKGIPEQGFTWSPNEDFLIYYPREEGEKEEGALRRIVSPADRIPNTRGRSFLAKYDVANGVSERLTYGNHSTYLQDISPDGKYMIYSTSKENITQRPFSLSSLYIVDLETLKVDTLFRNERFLGGASYSPDGKQLLLTASPEAFGGIGKNCGNHPIANDFDTQAFIMDLATRKIQPITKDFNPTVSPLQWNRGDGCIYFNTDDGDCKNIYRYSPKNGNFEKLNLEEDVISAFSLSEYNPAIAAYIGQSDTSSGVAYLYDIKKKTSRLLADPMKPILDKIELGKTEPWNFTASDGTVITGKVCLPPDFDPNKKYPMIVYYYGGTTPTTRGIGSPYCAQLFASRDYVVYVIQPSGTIGFGQEFSARHVNAWGKRTADDIIEGTKQFCKEHSFVDAKRIGCIGASYGGFMTQYLQTQTDIFAAAISHAGISDVTSYWGEGYWGYSYNAIAAADSYPWKNPELFTKQGSLFNADKINTPLLLLHGTADTNVPIGESIQLFNALKILGKTVEFITVDGENHFISDYDKRIKWHNSIMAWFSRWLQDRPEWWNELYPERHL, encoded by the coding sequence ATGGTCTTTACCATTTTTCTGGCGACCGGGCTTGTTTTTCAAGTACAGGCACAAGAGAAACTGACAGAGTACAAAGTAAGAAATGCTATCGAAATCCGTACCCCTATCATGAACGACAGCATTAATCCGAAAGGAGAAAAACATTCTGTAAAGATGTTGCTCAAAACTCCGGTAGTACTGGACTTACCGGACGCACAGATGCAAACATTGACTGTTGATACGGCAGGCTATCTAAGTTTGGAAAAAGCAGGGCAAAACAATAAACTCTACTTGTTTAAAACACAAATACGTGCAGAACGTTTCCTGAAAGGAAAACTGAAAGTAACTTCTCCCGTCCGTTGGGAAATGTTTATTGACGGAGTTTCCAAACAGACGAAAGACGCTGCCGAAGACAGTATAACTTCCGCCTCTTCCCGCGAAATAGCCATCACTATGGAGCCGGAACGCGATTATGAAATTACTTTCAAACTGCTTTCCGCCCCGGAAGACAAAGCAGCCCCTACCCTGAAATGCGAATTGATTAAAGACGATAAATTCAAGGAAATCGCCTGCACGCTTACTCCCGATGCCAAGCAACGCTTCTCACTCGACAATACAGTGTATGGAAACCGGACAATCTCTGTCGCCGTTTCTCCGAGCGGGAAGTATTTATTAACCCGCTATTGGGATAATCATTCCGCCAAACGTTCACGCACATATTGCAAACTCAGCGACTTAAAAACCGGAAAGGTTCTTTTGGACAACGCAAGAGACGGCATGCGATGGATGCCGAAAAGTGACAAGTTGTATTATACCGTTACGGCACTAAGCGGAAATGACGTAATTGCCCTCAATCCCGCCACCCTTCAAGAAGAAGTGATTTTAAAAGGAATACCCGAACAAGGTTTCACCTGGTCGCCCAATGAAGACTTCCTTATTTACTATCCCAGGGAAGAAGGGGAAAAGGAAGAAGGCGCTCTCCGCCGTATTGTAAGTCCGGCAGACCGTATTCCAAATACCCGGGGACGTAGTTTCCTGGCTAAGTATGACGTAGCCAACGGAGTTTCCGAACGGCTGACTTATGGTAATCACAGTACTTATCTACAGGATATTTCTCCTGACGGAAAGTATATGATATACAGCACTTCCAAAGAAAATATCACTCAACGTCCTTTCTCCCTGTCTTCTCTCTATATCGTAGATTTAGAGACTCTGAAAGTAGATACTCTTTTCCGGAACGAAAGGTTCCTGGGTGGTGCCAGCTATTCACCGGACGGAAAACAGTTGTTACTGACCGCAAGTCCCGAAGCATTCGGCGGCATCGGTAAGAATTGCGGCAATCATCCCATAGCTAATGATTTCGATACGCAAGCCTTTATCATGGACTTGGCTACCCGCAAAATACAGCCGATAACCAAAGACTTCAACCCTACCGTAAGTCCGCTTCAATGGAATCGCGGAGACGGATGCATCTATTTCAATACGGATGATGGTGACTGCAAGAACATTTACCGCTATTCTCCGAAAAACGGTAACTTCGAGAAACTGAACCTTGAAGAGGATGTTATCAGCGCTTTCAGCTTATCTGAATATAATCCGGCTATTGCCGCCTATATCGGTCAATCGGATACAAGTTCAGGGGTTGCCTATCTATATGATATAAAGAAAAAGACTTCCCGCCTGTTGGCTGACCCGATGAAACCGATTTTGGATAAAATAGAATTAGGCAAAACAGAGCCTTGGAACTTCACCGCTTCAGACGGAACGGTTATCACCGGCAAAGTGTGTCTCCCACCCGACTTCGACCCGAATAAGAAGTATCCTATGATTGTCTATTATTATGGTGGAACCACTCCTACAACACGTGGCATCGGGAGTCCATATTGCGCACAATTGTTCGCTTCACGTGATTATGTAGTATATGTCATTCAGCCTAGCGGTACTATCGGCTTCGGACAAGAGTTTTCTGCCCGCCACGTCAATGCCTGGGGAAAACGTACTGCCGATGATATTATCGAAGGCACGAAGCAATTCTGCAAAGAACACTCGTTTGTGGATGCGAAACGAATCGGATGTATCGGTGCTTCTTACGGTGGATTCATGACTCAATACTTGCAAACCCAAACCGACATTTTCGCTGCTGCCATATCTCACGCAGGTATCAGTGATGTGACCAGTTATTGGGGAGAAGGCTACTGGGGCTATTCATACAATGCGATTGCGGCTGCCGACAGCTATCCCTGGAAGAATCCGGAACTGTTCACTAAACAAGGTTCTCTGTTCAATGCCGATAAGATTAACACTCCGTTGTTATTACTGCATGGCACTGCCGACACGAATGTACCTATCGGGGAAAGTATCCAGCTTTTCAATGCACTGAAGATATTAGGCAAGACGGTAGAGTTTATCACAGTAGATGGTGAAAACCATTTCATTTCTGATTACGATAAGCGTATCAAATGGCACAATTCTATCATGGCTTGGTTTTCACGCTGGCTGCAAGACCGTCCCGAATGGTGGAATGAGTTATATCCGGAACGTCATTTGTAA
- the hisS gene encoding histidine--tRNA ligase has translation MAAKPSIPKGTRDFSPVEMAKRNYIFNTIRDVYHLYGFQQIETPSMEMLSTLMGKYGDEGDKLLFKIQNSGDYFSGITDEELLSRNAAKLASKFCEKGLRYDLTVPFARYVVMHRDEITFPFKRYQIQPVWRADRPQKGRYREFYQCDADVVGSDSLLNEVELMQIVDTVFSRFNIRVCIKINNRKILSGIAEIIGESDKIVDITVAIDKLDKIGLDNVNAELKDKGISDEAIAKLQPIILLSGTNAEKLATLKNVLSASEVGLKGVEESEFILNTLSAMGLKNEIELDLTLARGLNYYTGAIFEVKALDVQIGSITGGGRYDNLTGVFGMAGVSGVGISFGADRIFDVLNQLELYPKEAVNGTEVLFINFGEKEAAFSMGILAKVRAAGIRAEIFPDAAKMKKQMSYANAKNIPFVAIVGENEMNEGKAMLKNMETGEQNLVSAEELIAAVKK, from the coding sequence ATGGCAGCAAAACCAAGTATTCCTAAAGGAACTCGTGACTTTTCGCCGGTAGAGATGGCGAAGCGTAATTATATATTCAATACGATTCGTGACGTATATCATTTGTATGGATTCCAGCAGATAGAGACTCCTTCGATGGAGATGCTTTCTACGTTGATGGGAAAGTATGGCGATGAAGGGGATAAACTACTCTTCAAGATTCAGAATTCGGGAGATTACTTTTCCGGGATAACTGATGAAGAACTGTTGAGCCGCAATGCTGCCAAGTTGGCAAGTAAGTTTTGTGAGAAAGGGTTGCGTTATGACTTGACAGTGCCTTTTGCACGCTACGTAGTGATGCATCGTGATGAAATCACTTTCCCGTTCAAACGTTATCAGATTCAACCGGTATGGCGTGCCGACCGTCCGCAGAAAGGACGTTATCGTGAATTTTATCAGTGTGACGCGGATGTGGTAGGCAGTGATTCTTTGCTGAATGAAGTAGAGTTGATGCAGATTGTCGATACGGTGTTCAGCCGTTTCAATATCCGTGTATGCATTAAGATTAATAACCGCAAGATTCTTTCCGGTATTGCTGAAATTATCGGCGAATCGGATAAGATTGTCGATATAACCGTTGCCATAGATAAACTGGATAAAATCGGTTTGGATAACGTAAATGCCGAGTTGAAAGACAAAGGTATCAGCGATGAGGCTATCGCTAAATTGCAGCCGATTATTCTTCTCAGCGGAACGAATGCGGAAAAACTAGCCACATTGAAGAACGTATTATCTGCCAGTGAAGTGGGACTGAAGGGAGTGGAAGAAAGCGAATTCATACTGAATACATTGTCAGCAATGGGATTAAAGAATGAAATCGAACTTGACCTGACTTTGGCTCGCGGACTGAACTACTACACAGGTGCTATTTTTGAAGTAAAAGCACTGGATGTACAAATCGGTAGTATCACAGGTGGCGGCCGTTATGATAACCTGACCGGTGTGTTCGGTATGGCAGGAGTGTCGGGTGTCGGTATCTCTTTCGGTGCAGACCGTATCTTCGATGTATTGAACCAGCTCGAACTTTACCCGAAAGAAGCAGTGAACGGAACGGAAGTTCTATTTATCAACTTCGGTGAAAAGGAAGCTGCCTTCTCTATGGGAATCCTGGCTAAAGTACGCGCAGCCGGTATTCGTGCAGAGATTTTCCCGGATGCTGCCAAGATGAAGAAACAAATGAGCTATGCTAATGCAAAGAATATTCCGTTTGTAGCTATTGTCGGTGAAAACGAGATGAACGAGGGTAAAGCAATGCTGAAGAATATGGAGACAGGAGAACAGAACCTTGTTTCGGCAGAAGAATTGATTGCTGCTGTGAAGAAATAA
- a CDS encoding zinc metallopeptidase, which yields MMSYWVLFIGIAVVSWLVQMNLQNKFKKYSKIPTGNGMTGRDVALKMLHDNGIYDVQVTHTPGQLTDHYNPTNKTVNLSEGVYESNSIMAAAVAAHECGHAVQHARMYAPLKMRSALVPVVNFASSIMTWVLLGGILLINSFPQLLWAGIILFAMTTLFSFITLPVEINASKRALVWLSSSGITNSRNHAQAEDALRSAAYTYVVAALGSLATLVYYIMIAMGRRN from the coding sequence ATGATGTCTTATTGGGTATTATTTATTGGAATTGCCGTAGTAAGCTGGTTGGTACAGATGAATTTGCAGAACAAGTTCAAGAAGTACTCCAAGATTCCTACTGGAAATGGCATGACAGGACGCGACGTAGCTTTAAAGATGTTGCATGACAATGGAATTTATGATGTACAGGTTACACATACACCGGGTCAGTTGACCGACCACTACAATCCCACTAATAAAACAGTGAATTTGAGTGAAGGGGTCTATGAAAGTAATAGTATAATGGCGGCTGCCGTAGCAGCTCATGAATGTGGACACGCTGTGCAGCATGCACGTATGTATGCTCCATTGAAAATGCGTAGTGCATTGGTTCCGGTTGTGAACTTTGCGTCTTCCATTATGACATGGGTTCTGTTGGGTGGTATCTTGCTGATAAACTCTTTCCCGCAATTATTGTGGGCGGGTATTATCCTGTTTGCCATGACTACACTGTTCAGCTTTATCACGCTGCCGGTGGAAATCAATGCAAGTAAGCGTGCACTCGTTTGGTTGAGTTCGTCCGGCATCACCAATTCACGCAATCATGCACAGGCTGAAGATGCTCTTCGCTCTGCTGCTTATACGTATGTAGTTGCTGCGTTAGGTTCATTGGCTACGTTGGTTTACTACATCATGATTGCAATGGGTAGAAGAAACTAA
- a CDS encoding alpha-L-fucosidase, protein MKTRFLSIFLLLAVGVSTFAQSSSYQPTEENLKARQEFQDNKFGIFLHWGLYAMLATGEWTMTNHNLNYKEYAKLAGGFYPSKFDADKWVEAIKASGAKYICFTTRHHEGFSMFDTKYSDYNVVKATPFKRDIVKELAAACAKHGIKLHFYYSHLDWAREDYPWGRTGRGTGRTNPQGDWKSYYQFMNNQLTELLTNYGPVGAIWFDGWWDQDQNKSFNWELPEQYALIHKLQPGCLIGNNHHQMPFAGEDIQIFERDLPGENSAGLSGQDVSHLPLETCETMNGMWGYKITDPNYKSARTLIHYLVKAAGKDANLLMNIGPQPDGELPAVAVERLAEMGEWMKQYGETIYGTRGGAVAPHDWGVTTQKGNKLYVHILNLKDKALFLPLADKKVKKAVLFKDQSQVRFSKAKAGVLLEFADVPKDIDYVVELTID, encoded by the coding sequence ATGAAAACACGTTTTCTTTCTATCTTTTTACTGCTCGCCGTGGGCGTCAGTACATTTGCCCAGTCTTCTTCTTATCAACCCACCGAAGAGAACCTGAAAGCACGTCAGGAGTTTCAGGACAATAAGTTTGGTATTTTCCTTCATTGGGGACTGTATGCCATGTTGGCTACCGGTGAGTGGACTATGACAAACCATAATCTGAATTATAAAGAATATGCCAAACTGGCAGGTGGATTCTATCCTTCCAAGTTTGATGCCGATAAATGGGTGGAAGCTATCAAGGCTTCGGGAGCGAAATATATCTGTTTCACTACCCGCCACCACGAGGGCTTTTCTATGTTCGACACCAAGTATTCGGATTATAATGTAGTCAAGGCAACTCCTTTCAAAAGAGATATTGTGAAGGAACTGGCAGCTGCTTGTGCAAAGCATGGAATCAAGCTTCATTTCTATTATTCACACCTTGACTGGGCGCGTGAAGATTATCCCTGGGGACGTACAGGACGCGGAACGGGACGTACCAATCCGCAGGGCGACTGGAAGAGCTATTATCAATTCATGAATAATCAGTTGACGGAATTATTGACGAATTACGGGCCGGTAGGTGCTATTTGGTTCGATGGATGGTGGGACCAGGACCAAAACAAGTCATTTAATTGGGAATTGCCCGAACAATATGCATTGATTCATAAGCTTCAACCGGGATGTCTGATAGGTAATAACCATCATCAGATGCCTTTTGCGGGGGAAGATATTCAGATTTTCGAACGTGACCTGCCTGGTGAAAATTCGGCGGGACTTTCGGGACAGGATGTAAGTCACCTGCCTTTGGAGACTTGCGAAACGATGAATGGTATGTGGGGATATAAGATTACTGACCCCAATTATAAATCTGCCAGGACATTGATTCATTATTTGGTGAAGGCTGCCGGTAAGGATGCTAATCTTTTGATGAATATCGGCCCTCAGCCCGATGGAGAGCTTCCGGCAGTGGCAGTAGAACGTTTGGCGGAGATGGGAGAGTGGATGAAGCAGTATGGCGAAACCATTTATGGAACACGTGGCGGTGCAGTTGCCCCGCATGACTGGGGAGTGACAACACAGAAAGGAAATAAGCTCTATGTGCATATCCTCAACCTGAAGGACAAAGCGCTGTTTTTACCTTTGGCAGATAAAAAGGTGAAGAAGGCGGTGTTGTTCAAAGACCAGTCACAAGTTCGTTTTAGCAAGGCGAAAGCAGGCGTTTTGCTGGAGTTTGCCGATGTGCCGAAAGATATTGACTATGTGGTAGAACTTACAATTGACTAA